GATTCTATGCAACTCCAATCCGGCAACCATTATGACGGACACTACCATTGCAGATAAGGTTTACATGGAACCGTTAACTTTGGAATATATTGCTAAGATTGTCAGACACGAGCGTCCGGATGCGATTGTACCGGGAATTGGAGGACAGACAGGGTTAAATCTTGCCATGCAGCTTGAGAAAAAGGGAATCCTTAGCGAATGCCAGGTGGAGCTGTTAGGAACCAGTAGTGAAAGCATTGAAAGAGCAGAGGACAGGGAGCTGTTTAAAGAGCTTTGCGAAAGCTTGGGAGAGCCAGTGTTGCCTTCTGCTATTGCAAATACCATAGATGAGGCTGTGGAAGCGGCTAGGGAAATCGGTTATCCTGTTGTGCTTCGTCCGGCATTCACGCTAGGTGGTACGGGTGACGGATTTGCAGATGACGAGCAGGAGTTTATGAGTCTGATAGGAAATGCACTTTCTTTATCACCCGTGCATCAGGTGCTGGTTGAAAAGAGTATCAAAGGCTTTAAGGAAATAGAATATGAAGTAATTCGGGATGCAAATGATACAGCCATTACCGTTTGTAATATGGAAAATTTGGATCCGGTAGGAATTCATACTGGTGATTCCATTGTGGTATGTCCCTCGCAGACTTTAACCAATAAAGAGTATCAGATGTTAAGAGATAGTGCTCTTAAAATTATAAGAGCATTAAAGGTTGAAGGTGGATGTAATGTGCAGTTTGCACTGGATCCGGACTCTTTTCAGTATTATCTGATAGAAGTAAATCCCCGTGTTTCCCGTTCTTCGGCATTGGCATCCAAAGCAAGCGGATATCCCATTGCCAGAGTATCTGCCAAAATAAGCGTAGGTATGACCTTGGATGAGATTCAGCTGGTAAACACCCCGGCATCCTTTGAACCGGCACTTGATTATGTAGTGACGAAAATGCCACGTTTTCCTTTTGATAAATTCACGGATGCTAACCAGAAGCTTGGAACCCAGATGAAGGCTACAGGAGAAGTGATGAGCGTAGGCCGTACATTTGAGGAAAGTCTGCTTAAGGCAATTCGCTCTTTGGAAACCGGTGTACATCATATTCACATGAAAAAGTTTGATGATATGTCCGAAATGGAATTGTTGTCATACATCAAAATAGGAACGGATGATAGAATTTTTGCTATTGCGCAGCTTCTTAGATTGGATTGCCCTGTAAATCAGATTGCACAGGATACAAAAATCGACAGATTTTTCTTGGATAAGATAAGGAAAATTGTGGATGAAGAAACCAGACTGAAAAGCTGTGAACATAATGCAGAAGAACTTTATTTGGCGAAGAAAATGGGCTTTTCGGATAAGGCAATTGCAAAGCTTTGGCATCTGAAGGAAATAGACATCTTTGAAATGAGAAGAGCAAAAGGAATTTTTCCGGTTTATAAGATGATAGATACCTGTGCCTCAGAATTTGAGAGCTATGTGCCATATTTTTATGCTACCTATGAAGAAGAAAATGAATCCGTGGTTCTGGATAAGAAGAAAATAGTAGTGCTGGGATCCGGGCCCATTCGCATCGGTCAGGGCGTAGAGTTTGATTACTCTACGGTTCATGCGGTAAAGACCATTAAAGATGCAGGATATGAAGCAATCATTATCAACAATAACCCGGAAACGGTTTCCACAGATTATACCACTTCCGATAAATTGTATTTTGAGCCTTTGTGTGTGGAAGATGTCATGAATGTTCTGGAGTTGGAAAAACCAGATGGCGTGATTGCATCCTTAGGCGGGCAGACAGCGATTAATCTGGCAAAACCTTTGGAAGAGCGGGGCGTTAAAATTATTGGTACAGATTGTGCCGCAATAGAAAAAGCGGAAAATAGAGATGCCTTTGAAAAATTATTGTCAGAGCTTGCAATTCCCCAGCCTAAAGGACAGGCTGTTACAAATATTGAGGATGGTGTAGCAGCCGCCAAGGAGATAGGTTATCCCGTGTTGGTACGTCCCAGCTTTGTGTTGGGCGGACGTGCTATGCAGATTGTGGCAAAGGAAGAGCATCTGCGTCATTACTTAAAAACAGCTGTAGAAATAGATGAGGACAAACCCGTATTGGTTGATAAATATATATGTGGTAAGGAAGTGGAGATTGATGCCATTTGCGATGGTAAGAGGGTGTTTGTACCGGGAATTATGGAGCTGGTAGAGCGAACAGGCGTACATTCCGGAGATTCTATTAGTGTTTATCCCGCATTCAGTATTTCAGATAAAGTGAAGTCGGTAATACTGGATTACGCCGGCAAGCTGGGAATTGGTATTGGCATCAAGGGCTTATTTAACATTCAGTTCATTGTGGATAGCGAAGAAAATGTCTATATCATTGAAGTGAATCCTCGTTCGTCCAGAACAGTGCCTTTCTTATCAAAGGCAACTGGATATCCACTAGCTGATATTGCGACTAAAGTGATTTTGGGGCA
The window above is part of the Lachnoclostridium edouardi genome. Proteins encoded here:
- the carB gene encoding carbamoyl-phosphate synthase large subunit — encoded protein: MAKRTAKRTDLKKILVIGSGPIIIGQAAEFDYAGTQACLALKEEGYEVILCNSNPATIMTDTTIADKVYMEPLTLEYIAKIVRHERPDAIVPGIGGQTGLNLAMQLEKKGILSECQVELLGTSSESIERAEDRELFKELCESLGEPVLPSAIANTIDEAVEAAREIGYPVVLRPAFTLGGTGDGFADDEQEFMSLIGNALSLSPVHQVLVEKSIKGFKEIEYEVIRDANDTAITVCNMENLDPVGIHTGDSIVVCPSQTLTNKEYQMLRDSALKIIRALKVEGGCNVQFALDPDSFQYYLIEVNPRVSRSSALASKASGYPIARVSAKISVGMTLDEIQLVNTPASFEPALDYVVTKMPRFPFDKFTDANQKLGTQMKATGEVMSVGRTFEESLLKAIRSLETGVHHIHMKKFDDMSEMELLSYIKIGTDDRIFAIAQLLRLDCPVNQIAQDTKIDRFFLDKIRKIVDEETRLKSCEHNAEELYLAKKMGFSDKAIAKLWHLKEIDIFEMRRAKGIFPVYKMIDTCASEFESYVPYFYATYEEENESVVLDKKKIVVLGSGPIRIGQGVEFDYSTVHAVKTIKDAGYEAIIINNNPETVSTDYTTSDKLYFEPLCVEDVMNVLELEKPDGVIASLGGQTAINLAKPLEERGVKIIGTDCAAIEKAENRDAFEKLLSELAIPQPKGQAVTNIEDGVAAAKEIGYPVLVRPSFVLGGRAMQIVAKEEHLRHYLKTAVEIDEDKPVLVDKYICGKEVEIDAICDGKRVFVPGIMELVERTGVHSGDSISVYPAFSISDKVKSVILDYAGKLGIGIGIKGLFNIQFIVDSEENVYIIEVNPRSSRTVPFLSKATGYPLADIATKVILGQSLVEQGLTVNYPAEKKKWYVKAPAFSFSKLHGMDAYLSPEMKSTGEAIGYDDKLPRAMYKALIASGIKMQNYGTVVVTLADEDKEEALPLIKRFYDMGFNIEATVGTGEFLKAHGIRTRIRKKLSENSTEILEAIRAGYVSYVINTRAILSGVHYEDGLAIRRTAIENNVTMFTSLDTVRVLLDVLEEITIGISTISE